AGTCTCAGTGCCTCATCTGTAACCCAGACCTCAAGATTGAGCGTCCTCCTAAGGAAGAGACATGAGGGCGCTGAAAATCTGGGGTCTCCTCCTTTGTCTGGCCGGCACCGGCTGCCAGACCCAAGGGGAGGGTGCACCCAAAAGACCGGAGGACGCCCCTCAGAAGGCTCAAAAGGCCGCGGAATCTGACCCGAACGCTCAGTGCGAGCACAAGGTTCCCAAAGGCGCGTGCCCCAAATGTAATCCGGCCCTTGCGGCAGTTTATAAAGCGCAAAACAACTGGTGCGCCGAGCACGGCATGCCCGAATCCTTTTGCCCTGTCTGCTACCCAGACCGTGCCGCGCCTTCTCTGGATTCCGAAGGTGAGGAGGTCGCGATCGAGGCCAGAATCGTGCGTTTGAGACGCCCAGAAATGGAGAAGACCGCCGGCATCAAAACCGTCAACGCACGCGAAGCCACGTCCGAATCGGGCGTTCAATGCAACGTGCACCTCGGCTTCAACCAGGACAAAACCGCTGACGTGCGCGCCGTGGTTCCGGGCCTCGTCCGAAATGTCCGTGTCCGGGTCGGTGAGCTGGTGGAGAAGGGCGCGCCCCTCTTTGACCTGGAAAGTGTGCAGGTCAACGATCTGCGCGCCGAGCGAAGTGCTGTGGTTGAGCGCGTGCGCGTGGCAAAGGCCCAGGTCGAACGCATGCGCGAGCTTCGCAAAACAGACGTCGTCTCAACTCGCGCGCTCGAGACCTCCGAAGAGGAGCTCGCCAAGGCTCAGTCAGCCCTTGCGTCCATCGACGGCACGCTTCGTACCACCGGGGCCAATGCCTCGGGCCGCATGATTCTTCGTGCGCCAATCGCCGGCGAGATTGTGGAGCGAAACGCTATACAGGGCATGCTCGCAAACCAAGAAGATTCCCTCGCCAAGATTGTGGACACAAGCACCCTTTGGGCGTTTTGCGACGTCTCGGAGTCCGACGCACGTGGGCTCGCCGTGGGCCAGCCTGTCCAGATTCGGCTTGACCAACAAGAGCCGATCGAAGGCAAACTCGACTGGATTTCCCCGCAGATCGACCCTCGCTCAAGGACCGTGCCTACACGCGCCATCGTCCCGAACGACGGGAACCTGCGCGCAAATCAGTTCGGGCGCGCGACCATCTACGCCGACCAATCAGAGGGCGGCGTGGAAGTACCTCGCGAGGCCTTGCAACGCGTGGAAGAAGAGTTCGTGGTCTTTGTCCGCGACTCACCCGGAATCTTCTCACCACGCATCGTTGAGCGGTTAGCCGAAGGGGATTGGGTACGCGTCAAAGGGCGCGTCAAACCTGGCGACGAGGTCGTCACCACCGGTGCCGTCTTCCTTCGTACCGAAGTGATGCCAGGCAGTATTGGTGCGGGTTGCTGCGAAATCGTGCCCGGAGGTGAATGATGTTGACCAAACTCATCGACCTCTGCCTCGAGAACCGCTGGGCCGTGATTTTGCTCACGGTGGTCATGGCGTGGGTGGGCGTCCACAGCTTTACCGAGCTCGAGATGGACGCCTTCCCGGACACCACGCCGATTCAGGTCCAGGTCAATACGGTGGCTCCGGCGCTTGGTCCGCTCGAGGTCGAACGACAGGTTACCTTTCCCATCGAACAAACGCTCTCGGGGCTTCCTGGGCTCGTAGAAATGCGCTCGGTCTCAAGGTTCGGGTTCTCCCAAATCGTGGTGATTTTCGAGCGTGATATGGACATCTTCACCGCGCGCCAGGTGACCTCAGAAAAGCTCGCTGACGTCATGCTTCCCGGCGGAAGCTACCAGCCTACTCTGGGTCCGCTAGCCACAGGCCTCGGTGAGGTCTTTCAGTACATTGTAAAGAGCGACACGCTTACCCCGATGGAGCTCAGGACGCTTCATCACTGGGTGATCCGCCCGCAGATGCTCCAAGTCCCCGGCGTGGCTGAAATCAACACCTGGGGCGGGTTTGAGAAAGAGTACCACGTCGTGATCGACCCGAACCGCCTCTACAAATACCAACTCTCGTTGGACGATGTGGCGCGCGTAGTGGAGCGCGCGAGTCGAAACGTGGGCGGCGCCAGCATCGACAATGCCGGCGAGTCCGTTCTTGTAGCCGGGCTGGGGCTCGCCACAACTATCGAGGATTTGGAGAGTACCGTGGTGGCTATGGAGCACGGCACGCCCGTGCTCCTCAGAGATGTGGCCGAGGTCAAGATTGGCCACCAGATCCGCCGTGGTGCCGCCACTGCAGACGGCGAAGGTGAGGCGATCCTCGGCCTCGGATTTATGCTCATGGGAGAGAATAGCCGAGAGGTGGCTCAGGCGCTTGAAACAAGGCTCCGAGAGGTCCAAAAGACCATCCCCGACACCGTCGAGCTCAAGCCCGTCTACAACCGCACCGACCTCGTAGACACCGTGCTCGAGACCGTGAGGAACAACCTGCTCGCGGGTGCGCTCCTCGTGGTCGCCATTCTCTTCATGTTCCTCGGCAATATACGCGCGGGGCTCATCGTGGCGCTCGCCATCCCGCTGAGCCTGCTCTTTGCGGCCCACGCGATGCTCAAATTCGGCATCGCCGGAAGCCTGATGAGCCTTGGTGCAATCGACTTTGGGCTCGTGGTGGATAGTTCGGTCATCATGGTTGAGAACTCCGAGCGGCGCCTCGCTGAAGGCGACTCAAGAAGCGTTACCCAAATTGTACGCGACGCCTCGATTGAGGTCCGAAAACCTACGCTCTTCGGAGAACTCATCATCACGGTGGTCTACCTTCCGATCCTCTTTCTCGAGGGCGTCGAAGGCGAGCTCTTTAGGCCTATGGCGCTGACGGTCATATTTGCGCTGGTGGGGTCCATGATTCTTTCGGTCACGCTCGTTCCTGTGCTCGCAAGCCTGCTTCTCAAGAAGCGTCAGCACCTCAAGGAACCGTGGCTGATTCGTGGTCTTAAACGGCTCTACAGACCGGCCCTGGCGTTTGCCATCGATTACAGAAATCGCGTGATTCTACTGGCCTTTGCCTGTGTGTTTAGCGCCGGTGCGATCGGCCTAAATCTCGGCACGGAGTTCGTGCCCCAGCTTCGCGAACAGGCGCTCGTCATCAATACGGTGCGCATCGCGGGGGTTTCGCTGGAAGAGTCGGTCAACTACGGCACCGAGATAGAAAAGCTACTGCTGCGGGAGTTTCCCGACGAGATCGCCCATATCTGGACCCGGACCGGCACCGCAGAAGTGGCAACGGACCCGATGGGGCTTGAGGTTTCGGACGTGTTCATCACCCTTCATCCGCGCGAAAATTGGACCAAAGCCAAGACCCAGGACGAGCTCACGGCCGCGATGAACGGCGTGATGGAAGGCCTTCCAGGTATGCGTTCCATCTTCTCGCAACCCATCGAGCTTCGCGTGGCGGAGATGATGGCCGGCATCCGAACCGACGTCGGCGTGAAGGTCTTCGGTGATGACCTCGAGCAGCTCGCCACGAGCGCCGAAGACGTCGTCGCGATCCTGGAGTCCATACCCGGTGCGGCGGATGTCTCCATGGAGCAGCTTACCGGGCAATCCGTGCTGGCCATCAAGGTGGACCGAGTGGCGGCAGGCAGACTAGGCGTACAGACGAGCGAGGTGCTGGACTTTATCCAGACCCTGGGCGGCATCAAAGCCGCCGAGCTGGTAGAAGGCGAGCAGGTTTTTGACGTGGTGATTCGCCTTGATACCGAACTCGTTCCTTCCGCCGATCAGGTGGCAAAACTACTTGTGCCCACGGCTTCGGGGGCGCGCGTTCCGCTGAGCGCTCTCGCTGAAATCACCATGGAAGAGGGGCCATCGGCCATCAATCGCGAATGGGCCGAGCGACGAGTCATCGTACAAGCCAACGTGCGCGGAAGAGATCTCGGGGGCTTTGTAAACGAACTGGACTCGAGGCTCCAAGAACTTGAGCTTCCGCCCGGGTATTACACGCGGATCGATGGCGAATATCGCAATCTAGAGCGCGCCCAGAAGCGTCTCTTCTTTGTGATTCCAGTAGCATTCCTACTGGTGTTCATGCTCCTCTTTATCACCTACGGCCGGCTCGCTGACACGCTCCGCGTCTTTACGGGCGTGCCTTTCGCGGCCGTTGGAGGCGTGCTCGCGCTCTGGCTGCGCGATCTGCCGTTTTCCATCTCGGCCGCGGTCGGATTCATCGCGCTCTCGGGAGTTGCGGTTTTGGGCGATATGGTGCTCGTCTCCAGAATTCGCGACGAGCTCGCGCACGGAAAAGAGCTCCTAGATGCCGTCAAATCGGCCGCGGAAACACGGCTGAGGCCGGTTCTGATGACCGCTCTGGTAGCCGCACTTGGCTTCCTACCTATGGCGCTCAATACAGGCATCGGCGCGGAGGTGCAGAGGCCACTAGCCACCGTTCTTGTGGGCGGCATGTTGACGTCTACGGTGGCCACATTGTTGGTGCTTCCCTTACTCTACATCGGGATGTACCGAGGGCCTCAGAGTTAGCCACATCTGTTGGGAACTCCACCGCCGCCACAGGTCAGTGGAGCGCCGCACGAGCCACAATCTTCTGGGTAGTTGCAGCCGTTGTCGATCGGCCCACACTCGAGTCCAAAACACGTTTTGGTCTGTACACAGACACCGCACTGCCAGGGCACTTCAGATCCGCAGGACGAGAATGCCGGGCACCCACCACAGTTCAGTGTTCCGCCACATCCATCGTCCGGCTCTCCGCAGGTTGCGTTCAGATCTTCGCAGGTCAGCGGCACGCAGACGCACTGATTCGCCTCGCAATCTCCAAACTCACATTCTCCGCACTCAAGTGTACCGCCACACCCATCGGAGATCGAGCCGCAGGCGGCCCCGGCCTCTTCGCACGTGGTCGGAACACAATCGCATTGGTTGGCTTCCACGGCGCCGCAGGTCTCGGGGGACGCGCAATCTCCACAGAGAAGGAGCGTGCCACAGCCGTCATCGAGAGCCCCACACTCTGCTCCAAGTTCGTCGCACGATTGCGGCACGCAAGGTGCCGGGCACTCGTCGCCCTCACACGGCTCGCCACAGTCCTCGCCCACGCAAGGCACGATGCACTCATCACCCACGCATGGTTGCTCTTCGCCACACGCGTCTCCAGCTTCGTTGCACCCATGTTCACAGACCTGAGCGTCTTCTACCTTGCCGCAGGAGTCGAATGTGCGCAGCACCAGGCCCTCACAACGTACCTCAGCTGCTGATGTACATGCAGTCTGTGGAGCGGCTGAGTCCTCCCCACAGCTCAACAAAAGTCCAAAGGAGATCAGGGCGATCCCGTAAGAAAAACGCAATTTCGATTTCATTGTTCCCTCTAAGTTGTGGGTTGAGTCCCCTATGAACTATTTCCCACGTTGGTGTTGAAGTGCCCTGAACTTAGCCTCTGATGCGGCTCAAACGCAAGAATCTTCCGTCTTCTAATCGGCCGTGTGGTTATGTATTAGACAAAAAATGAAGAATTTTGAAAAAAATGTGTTGACGAGAGCGATGCTTGGTTGCAGACTTGAATCTCCACCGAGGGACGGCCAATCATGCGTTCCCCCCAGGTCGTTAGGCAGGTGCATATTCTATGCCTACATAGCCCTTCGGTGGAACTTAAAAAAGCAGCTCATCCGAGCTGCTTTTTTATTTTCTTGTCCCATCTCAATAGACAAAAAAAAGTCCGCACCAAGCATGACTCAGTGCGGACCTGATTAATCCTGAGGGCTAATCCTAGAGCTTATCTCGCGCGAACGCGTCGACGTCGACCCAAGAGGAAGAGGCCGAACGCAAGCAACCAGAAGCTGCCCTCGGTGCTATTGCTGGCTGCAGCACATCCCTCGCAGCCGCCCTCAAGGATTCGGGCATCAACGGTCTCTACAACCTCCTCAGGGACGCTGAGCTCCACCGTAGTGGTGTTTCCAGCTTCGTCCGTCGCGGTGACTCGGAGATCGCCCCCGGCTGCTGCGTCGAAGTCCTCAGGAAGCTCCAGAGCCCAATCGCCATTCTCGTCCGCAGTGGTCTCACCTACGAGGGTATCGTCCACGAAGACTTCAACGGTGGCGCCTGGTTCAGCCTGACCCGTGATGACACCGTCCTCAGGGAACGACTCGCCAGCTAGAGGTGAAGTCACCTCAAGCGACGGTGCAGTCGTATCCACAGTGATCGTTCGGCTCGCCGTCTCCGGCTCACCGATCTCGTTTTCGGACGTGAATTCAGCACTGAACTCACCGTCTTCCAGCTCAGGTGATTCCCACTCCCATGCGCCGTTCTCATCCGCGGTGACTTGACCCACCTCGGCACCGTCCACCGTTACCGTGACCGTAGAGTCGGCGAGGGCCGTTCCGCGGAAGGTGACTGTGTTCTGGTTCACGAGTGCGCCTTCAGCCGGCTCGTCGATCACGAGTCCCGTTCGGGTCGTATCCACCGTGAAGCTCACGCTATCGGTCGAGTCACCGGCACCTTCTGCACGAAGTTCAAACTCACCATCGGCCAGATCGGAGTCCGGTGTGTAGGTCCAGTTTCCGTCATCGTCAGCTGTGACCGTCGCCACAGGCGTGTCGTTGAGGAAGAGCTGCACATCGGTATTCGGCGTGCTCACACCCGAGAAGCTCGGGCGAGCGATGCGGATGAGTTGGCCGTCCTCAGGAGTCGCAATTCGGACGCCATCCACGATCGAGAAGTCGGACTCGGTCTCACCGATATTATCCGCTTCGTCCCGCGAAGTGACGCGAATCCTGTAATCCCCGATATCGAGAGGGTCGATCTCGAGCTCCCATA
This Microvenator marinus DNA region includes the following protein-coding sequences:
- a CDS encoding efflux RND transporter permease subunit; the protein is MLTKLIDLCLENRWAVILLTVVMAWVGVHSFTELEMDAFPDTTPIQVQVNTVAPALGPLEVERQVTFPIEQTLSGLPGLVEMRSVSRFGFSQIVVIFERDMDIFTARQVTSEKLADVMLPGGSYQPTLGPLATGLGEVFQYIVKSDTLTPMELRTLHHWVIRPQMLQVPGVAEINTWGGFEKEYHVVIDPNRLYKYQLSLDDVARVVERASRNVGGASIDNAGESVLVAGLGLATTIEDLESTVVAMEHGTPVLLRDVAEVKIGHQIRRGAATADGEGEAILGLGFMLMGENSREVAQALETRLREVQKTIPDTVELKPVYNRTDLVDTVLETVRNNLLAGALLVVAILFMFLGNIRAGLIVALAIPLSLLFAAHAMLKFGIAGSLMSLGAIDFGLVVDSSVIMVENSERRLAEGDSRSVTQIVRDASIEVRKPTLFGELIITVVYLPILFLEGVEGELFRPMALTVIFALVGSMILSVTLVPVLASLLLKKRQHLKEPWLIRGLKRLYRPALAFAIDYRNRVILLAFACVFSAGAIGLNLGTEFVPQLREQALVINTVRIAGVSLEESVNYGTEIEKLLLREFPDEIAHIWTRTGTAEVATDPMGLEVSDVFITLHPRENWTKAKTQDELTAAMNGVMEGLPGMRSIFSQPIELRVAEMMAGIRTDVGVKVFGDDLEQLATSAEDVVAILESIPGAADVSMEQLTGQSVLAIKVDRVAAGRLGVQTSEVLDFIQTLGGIKAAELVEGEQVFDVVIRLDTELVPSADQVAKLLVPTASGARVPLSALAEITMEEGPSAINREWAERRVIVQANVRGRDLGGFVNELDSRLQELELPPGYYTRIDGEYRNLERAQKRLFFVIPVAFLLVFMLLFITYGRLADTLRVFTGVPFAAVGGVLALWLRDLPFSISAAVGFIALSGVAVLGDMVLVSRIRDELAHGKELLDAVKSAAETRLRPVLMTALVAALGFLPMALNTGIGAEVQRPLATVLVGGMLTSTVATLLVLPLLYIGMYRGPQS
- a CDS encoding efflux RND transporter periplasmic adaptor subunit, translating into MRALKIWGLLLCLAGTGCQTQGEGAPKRPEDAPQKAQKAAESDPNAQCEHKVPKGACPKCNPALAAVYKAQNNWCAEHGMPESFCPVCYPDRAAPSLDSEGEEVAIEARIVRLRRPEMEKTAGIKTVNAREATSESGVQCNVHLGFNQDKTADVRAVVPGLVRNVRVRVGELVEKGAPLFDLESVQVNDLRAERSAVVERVRVAKAQVERMRELRKTDVVSTRALETSEEELAKAQSALASIDGTLRTTGANASGRMILRAPIAGEIVERNAIQGMLANQEDSLAKIVDTSTLWAFCDVSESDARGLAVGQPVQIRLDQQEPIEGKLDWISPQIDPRSRTVPTRAIVPNDGNLRANQFGRATIYADQSEGGVEVPREALQRVEEEFVVFVRDSPGIFSPRIVERLAEGDWVRVKGRVKPGDEVVTTGAVFLRTEVMPGSIGAGCCEIVPGGE